A genomic window from Stigmatopora argus isolate UIUO_Sarg chromosome 13, RoL_Sarg_1.0, whole genome shotgun sequence includes:
- the LOC144086880 gene encoding glutamate decarboxylase 1-like: MASAPSSSTDGDPDPNATNLRPPGSSYDAWCGVAHGCTRKLGMKICGFLQKNNSVEERSRLAASLKERAARGLMLMADNGGGGVRFTRTETDFSNLFARELLPAKNGEEPTMQFLLEVVEILTSYIRKTFDRSTKVLDFHHPHQLLEGMEGFNLELSDQPESLEQILVDCRDTLKYGVRTGHPRFFNQLSTGLDIVGLAGEWLTSTANTNMFTYEIAPVFVLMEQLTLKKMREFVGWPEGEGDGIFSPGGAISNMYGVMIARYKYFPEVKSKGMASAPRLVLFTSEHSHYSIKKASAALGFGTDNLILLKTDDWGRVIPADLEAKVIEGKQRGCVPMYVNATAGTTVYGAFDPINEIADICEKYNMWLHVDGAWGGGLLMSRKHRHKLNGVHRANSVTWNPHKMMGVPLQCSAILVREKGLLQGCNSMCAGYLFQPDKQYDVAYDTGDKAIQCGRHVDIFKFWLMWKAKGTEGFEQHIDKCLDLSLYLFHKIKNREGFEMVFNSEPQHTNVCFWYLPPSLRSMPAGEERQERLHKVAPKIKAMMMESGSTMVGYQPQGEKVNFFRMVISNAAATRSDIDFLVEEIERLGHDL; the protein is encoded by the exons ATGGCGTCTGCACCGTCCTCGTCCACCGACGGCGATCCGGATCCCAACGCGACAAATTTACGGCCGCCGGGCTCAA GCTATGACGCTTGGTGCGGAGTTGCTCATGGATGCACAAGGAAATTGGGAATGAAGATTTGTG GTTTCCTGCAGAAGAACAACAGCGTGGAGGAAAGGAGCAGGTTGGCGGCTTCGTTGAAGGAGCGCGCGGCCAGGGGCCTCATGCTAATGGCGGACAACGGTGGCGGGGGCGTTCGCTTTACGCGCACCGAGACTGACTTCTCTAATCTGTTCGCCAGAG aACTCTTACCTGCCAAAAATGGAGAAGAGCCCACTATGCAGTTCTTGCTGGAGGTGGTGGAAATCCTCACCAGCTACATCCGCAAAACATTCGACAGATCCACCAAGGTGCTGGACTTCCACCATCCGCACCAGCTGTTGGAAGGCATGGAGGGCTTTAACTTGGAGCTGTCGGATCAGCCTGAGTCTCTGGAGCAGATCCTGGTGGACTGTCGGGACACCCTCAAGTATGGCGTCAGGACAG GTCATCCCAGATTTTTCAACCAGCTCTCCACTGGATTGGACATTGTGGGCTTGGCGGGGGAGTGGCTCACCTCCACAGCTAACACCAACAT GTTCACCTACGAGATCGCCCCCGTCTTCGTCCTGATGGAGCAGCTGACTTTGAAAAAGATGCGCGAATTCGTCGGCTGGCCCGAGGGGGAGGGGGACGGCATCTTTTCTCCAG GAGGAGCCATCTCCAACATGTACGGGGTGATGATTGCACGCTACAAGTACTTCCCTGAGGTGAAAAGCAAAGGCATGGCATCTGCACCCCGGCTGGTCCTCTTCACCTCGGAGCAC AGCCACTATTCAATCAAGAAGGCCAGTGCCGCGTTAGGATTTGGAACAGACAATTTGATCCTGCTCAAAACAGATGACTG gggcaGAGTCATCCCTGCTGATTTGGAAGCTAAAGTCATCGAAGGCAAGCAAAGG GGTTGCGTGCCCATGTACGTGAACGCCACCGCCGGCACCACGGTCTACGGGGCCTTCGATCCCATCAATGAAATTGCTGACATCTGTGAAAAATACAACATGTGGCTTCATGTGGAC GGTGCTTGGGGAGGAGGCTTGCTGATGTCGAGGAAACACAGGCACAAGTTGAATGGAGTCCATAG GGCCAACTCGGTAACCTGGAACCCCCACAAGATGATGGGAGTGCCTCTGCAGTGCTCCGCCATTTTGGTCCGAGAAAAG GGCTTACTACAAGGCTGCAACTCCATGTGCGCCGGCTACCTTTTCCAGCCAGACAAGCAGTACGACGTGGCCTACGACACGGGAGACAAGGCCATTCAGTGTGGCCGCCATGTTGACATTTTCAAGTTCTGGCTCATGTGGAAAGCCAAG GGGACAGAGGGATTCGAACAGCATATTGACAAGTGTCTGGACCTTTCCTTGTACCTTttccacaaaataaaaaacagagaAGGCTTCGAGATGGTGTTTAACTCAGAG CCGCAGCACACCAACGTATGCTTCTGGTACCTTCCGCCGAGCTTACGCAGCATGCCTGCTGGTGAAGAGAGACAAGAGAGGTTACACAAG GTGGCCCCCAAGATTAAGGCCATGATGATGGAATCTGGTAGCACCATGGTGGGCTACCAACCTCAAGGAGAGAAAGTCAACTTCTTCCGCATGGTCATCTCCAACGCGGCCGCCACCAGGTCCGATATCGACTTCCTGGTGGAGGAAATTGAAAGACTCGGCCATGACTTGTAA